The proteins below come from a single Parazoarcus communis genomic window:
- a CDS encoding YhdP family protein, translated as MSTNPLPPDSPPAAEGVRARSRLPRRLGVALLLAWFLFGGLFLALRWVVVPQVGAYRTEIAAELSRVSGLPVSIEGLNADWSGLRPRLHLAGLSVSDAEGRPALRLEQVDATLSWSSLLRLRPYFHRLEIVGPSIEARRNADGRVVIAGLQIEGEGGDGSFLDWLLAQRKVVVRKARLSWTDLLREAPELQLEDVEFTFEKGFRKQRFALHAQPPHALASALDVRGELTRFSAADLTATVGRLYVDLERADLGGWTPWVDYPVELSGQGGLRLWVDFDGEAATAMNADVALSAAAMRLAPALPELQLAQLSGRLSARRWASGFEIESRGLALATGDGVEMAPTDFRLRVQHPEGTRAGDGAVSANALDFAVLARLAAHLPLGDSVRERLAAFDPRGQVTALKLDWKGSADSPQSWTLSARFEDMGLAARESLPGVGGLSGELEGTEQSGRFLLAGRDTHVDLPEVFVNPRLVFSTFRADGGWARRDGRLEIALDSASFNNQDAEGSAAGRYWVEPGGAGEIDLSARLTRADGTTVWRYLPLVINHDTHEWVRTAIKRATVPDARLRLKGRLDEFPFRDGQGQFLVSIKVADGRLEYAPDWPPIEGIDGEVRFEGPGMSIEASRGQIFGVRLSNVVANVPDLDVMPSETMTLTGRANGMTADFLRFVSESPVRKQIDGFTDHMRAEGNGSLSLKLVMPLRHVVDTAVTGDYRFSGNRLWVVKGLPPMEEAAGNLRFTAAQLNIPEARARLFGEPMQLSAATLPDGRVQFKVRGGINASAAQAEMGWAALDHLSGTSTWLTDIAIGRDATKVAVRSELEGIGSSLPYPFNKRAVERWPLTVDIVFPTDGVTTLGASLGDRLSLAVEQGSDGAIVRGGIGVFQPVRMAAKGVQVNAKLEQLDVDAWRRALGNSEEPDVEAEGASASAGSGDMPPLAGLNLEAARVEAFGQQLNNLRLKAVADDGGWKARIDSTEAEGDFDWRKAGDGTLAARFRRLAISNSESTEDAAATRTTLPRSLPGLDVRVERFAVGGIELGRLEVLARNRRAQWWLERFLLVHPDGRLSGNGLWQPGSSARTQLDFVLETADIGRFTRALGYPDAVRGGRATLGGQVSWQGAPTRIDYPTLNGKLDLDAEKGQFNQLEPGVGRLLGILSLQALPRRISLDFRDVFSQGFAFDRISGSIDVAAGVMHSEDLEIRGPAARVLMRGVADIDKETQDLRVTVQPTLSESIAIGAAAGLINPVAGVVTYLAQKALSDPIEKLFAFDYSITGSWNDPVVEKLASPVGGLIPGRSTPAAKPAATKP; from the coding sequence ATGAGCACGAACCCGCTTCCCCCCGATTCACCCCCCGCAGCCGAGGGCGTGCGGGCTCGCAGCCGTCTTCCGCGCAGGCTTGGCGTGGCCTTGTTGCTGGCATGGTTTCTGTTCGGCGGACTGTTTCTGGCGCTGCGCTGGGTGGTAGTGCCCCAGGTGGGCGCGTATCGGACCGAGATCGCAGCCGAACTTTCGCGCGTCAGTGGCCTGCCGGTCAGCATTGAGGGACTGAACGCGGACTGGTCCGGCCTGCGCCCGCGCCTGCATCTTGCCGGGCTGTCGGTGAGTGATGCGGAAGGGCGTCCGGCCCTGCGGCTCGAGCAGGTGGATGCGACCCTGTCGTGGTCCTCGCTGCTGCGCCTGCGTCCCTACTTCCATCGCCTTGAAATCGTGGGGCCCTCGATCGAGGCCCGGCGCAATGCCGATGGCCGCGTCGTCATCGCCGGGCTGCAGATCGAGGGCGAGGGCGGCGACGGCAGCTTCCTCGACTGGTTGCTTGCCCAGCGCAAGGTGGTCGTGCGCAAGGCGCGGCTGTCGTGGACCGATTTGCTGCGCGAGGCGCCCGAGCTGCAACTTGAGGACGTCGAGTTCACGTTCGAGAAAGGCTTTCGCAAGCAGCGCTTTGCACTCCATGCGCAGCCTCCGCATGCGCTGGCGTCTGCGCTGGATGTGCGCGGCGAGCTGACGCGTTTCTCCGCCGCGGATCTGACGGCGACGGTTGGGCGGCTGTATGTCGATCTAGAACGTGCAGATCTCGGTGGATGGACGCCCTGGGTGGACTATCCGGTCGAACTCAGTGGGCAAGGTGGCTTGCGCCTGTGGGTCGATTTCGACGGCGAGGCCGCTACGGCGATGAATGCGGATGTGGCACTCAGCGCAGCTGCGATGCGCCTCGCGCCCGCCTTGCCTGAGCTGCAACTGGCCCAGCTGAGCGGACGCCTCTCTGCTCGCCGCTGGGCGAGCGGATTCGAGATCGAGTCGCGTGGGCTTGCCCTTGCCACCGGCGATGGGGTGGAGATGGCGCCGACCGATTTTCGGCTTCGCGTGCAACACCCTGAAGGGACCCGGGCAGGCGATGGTGCGGTGAGCGCCAATGCGCTTGATTTCGCTGTTCTGGCCCGGCTTGCCGCGCATTTGCCGCTGGGTGACAGCGTGCGTGAGCGTCTGGCAGCCTTCGATCCGCGCGGGCAGGTCACGGCGCTGAAGCTCGATTGGAAAGGCAGTGCCGATAGCCCGCAGTCATGGACGCTTTCGGCCCGCTTCGAGGACATGGGGCTCGCAGCGCGTGAATCATTGCCCGGCGTGGGCGGCCTGTCCGGGGAGCTGGAAGGCACCGAACAGTCGGGACGCTTTCTGCTGGCCGGTCGCGACACGCATGTCGATCTGCCCGAGGTGTTCGTCAATCCGCGCCTGGTGTTTTCCACCTTCAGAGCGGACGGGGGCTGGGCCCGGCGTGACGGGCGGCTCGAGATTGCGCTGGATTCGGCAAGTTTCAACAATCAGGATGCGGAGGGCAGCGCTGCCGGGCGCTACTGGGTGGAGCCCGGCGGTGCGGGCGAGATCGACCTCTCCGCGCGGCTCACGCGGGCTGACGGCACGACCGTGTGGCGCTACCTGCCCCTGGTGATCAACCACGACACCCACGAATGGGTGCGCACTGCGATCAAGCGTGCCACCGTGCCCGATGCGAGGCTGCGGCTGAAGGGACGTCTGGATGAGTTTCCCTTCCGCGATGGGCAGGGGCAGTTTCTGGTCTCCATCAAGGTGGCTGACGGGCGACTCGAATACGCGCCCGACTGGCCGCCGATCGAAGGCATTGACGGCGAGGTGCGGTTCGAAGGGCCGGGGATGAGCATCGAAGCCTCGCGTGGTCAGATTTTCGGGGTCAGGCTGAGCAATGTGGTGGCGAACGTGCCCGATCTGGACGTGATGCCGAGTGAAACCATGACGCTGACCGGTCGCGCAAATGGCATGACGGCCGATTTTCTGCGCTTCGTGAGCGAGAGCCCGGTGCGTAAGCAGATCGATGGCTTCACCGACCACATGCGTGCGGAGGGCAACGGCAGCCTCAGCCTCAAGCTGGTGATGCCCCTGCGTCACGTGGTCGATACCGCGGTGACCGGTGACTACCGTTTCAGTGGCAATCGCCTGTGGGTGGTGAAGGGCTTGCCGCCGATGGAAGAGGCCGCCGGCAACCTGCGCTTCACCGCAGCGCAGCTCAATATCCCGGAAGCGCGAGCCCGTCTTTTTGGCGAGCCCATGCAGTTGAGCGCTGCGACCCTGCCCGACGGACGGGTGCAGTTCAAGGTGCGTGGCGGTATCAATGCAAGTGCCGCGCAGGCCGAAATGGGGTGGGCTGCGCTGGACCACCTGTCGGGAACGAGCACCTGGCTCACCGACATTGCCATCGGGCGCGATGCCACGAAGGTTGCGGTACGCTCGGAGCTTGAGGGCATCGGCTCGAGCCTGCCCTATCCGTTCAACAAACGTGCGGTAGAGCGCTGGCCGCTGACAGTTGATATCGTGTTTCCCACGGACGGAGTCACGACCCTCGGCGCGAGTCTGGGCGACCGGCTGTCGCTTGCAGTGGAGCAGGGCTCCGACGGGGCCATCGTCCGCGGCGGCATCGGCGTTTTTCAGCCCGTGCGGATGGCCGCCAAGGGCGTGCAGGTCAACGCGAAGCTCGAGCAACTGGATGTGGACGCGTGGCGTCGCGCGCTCGGCAACAGCGAAGAGCCGGATGTGGAGGCGGAGGGCGCTTCCGCGTCGGCGGGGTCCGGCGACATGCCTCCGCTGGCCGGGCTGAACCTTGAGGCGGCCCGGGTGGAGGCCTTCGGGCAGCAGCTCAACAACCTCAGGCTGAAGGCGGTGGCCGACGACGGGGGCTGGAAAGCGCGTATCGACAGCACTGAAGCCGAGGGCGATTTCGACTGGCGCAAAGCGGGCGATGGCACGCTCGCCGCACGTTTCCGGCGCCTGGCGATCAGCAACAGCGAGAGCACGGAAGATGCTGCGGCCACGCGCACGACCTTGCCGCGCAGCCTGCCCGGCCTGGATGTCCGGGTCGAGCGGTTCGCAGTCGGCGGCATCGAGCTCGGGCGGCTGGAAGTGCTTGCACGCAACCGGCGTGCGCAATGGTGGTTGGAGCGCTTCCTGCTGGTGCATCCCGATGGGCGCCTGAGCGGGAACGGCCTGTGGCAGCCCGGTTCCAGCGCGCGCACGCAGCTGGACTTCGTGCTGGAGACGGCCGACATCGGGCGCTTTACCCGGGCGCTGGGTTACCCCGATGCCGTGCGCGGCGGGCGGGCGACCCTGGGCGGGCAGGTGAGCTGGCAGGGGGCGCCGACCCGCATCGACTATCCGACGCTGAACGGCAAGCTCGACCTCGATGCCGAGAAAGGGCAGTTCAACCAGCTCGAGCCCGGCGTTGGGCGACTGCTCGGCATTCTCAGTCTGCAGGCGCTGCCAAGGCGGATCTCGCTCGATTTCCGCGACGTCTTCTCCCAAGGATTCGCCTTTGATCGCATTTCCGGTAGCATCGATGTCGCTGCCGGGGTGATGCACTCGGAAGATCTCGAGATCCGGGGGCCGGCGGCGCGGGTGCTGATGCGTGGTGTGGCAGACATCGACAAGGAAACACAGGATCTGCGGGTCACCGTGCAACCGACGCTGTCGGAGTCGATTGCCATTGGCGCCGCTGCGGGGCTGATCAATCCGGTAGCGGGGGTCGTGACCTATCTGGCGCAGAAGGCACTCAGCGACCCGATCGAGAAGCTCTTCGCTTTCGACTATTCGATTACCGGCAGCTGGAATGATCCCGTGGTCGAGAAGCTGGCTTCACCGGTGGGTGGCCTGATACCCGGGCGCTCGACGCCCGCGGCCAAACCCGCAGCGACCAAACCATGA